One Sus scrofa isolate TJ Tabasco breed Duroc chromosome 1, Sscrofa11.1, whole genome shotgun sequence DNA segment encodes these proteins:
- the FAM96A gene encoding MIP18 family protein FAM96A isoform X2: protein MERVSGLLSRTLNRVLWLSGLFERGAARQPRIMEEKALEVYDLIRTIRDPEKPNTLEELEVVSESCVEVQEINEEDYLVIIRFTPTVPHCSLATLIVGNLHI from the exons ATGGAGCGGGTGTCCGGGCTGCTTTCCAGGACGCTGAACAGAGTCCTGTGGCTCTCCGGCCTCTTTGAGCGCGGAGCTGCCCGGCAGCCCCGGATCATGGAAGAGAAAGCGCTAGAGGTTTATG ATTTGATTCGAACTATCCGGGACCCAGAGAAGCCCAATACTTTAGAAGAACTGGAAGTGGTATCAGAAAGTTGTGTGGAGGTTCAGGAGATAAATGAAGAAGACTATCTGGTTATCATCAGGTTCACGCCAACAGTACCTCATTGCTCTTTGGCGACTCTTATTG